A DNA window from Corynebacterium ciconiae DSM 44920 contains the following coding sequences:
- a CDS encoding peptide chain release factor 3, with product MSRVVDEASRRRTFAVIAHPDAGKSTLTEALALHAHVIAEAGAVHGKAGRKATVSDWMDMEKERGISVASSALQFEYAPEGHKGEPYMINLVDTPGHADFSEDTYRVLTAVDAAVMLIDGAKGLEPQTLKLFRVCKARGLPIVTVVNKWDRVGKEPLELMDEIVSEIGLQPTPLFWPVGAAGNFRGLARINSDGEAEEYIHFLRTAGGSTIAPEEHYTPEEAAAKEDTAWETAAEEVELMAADGAVHDQELFLECTTSPTIFASAMLNFGVHQILDTLCALAPQPAPRSADPAVVAAATSAIDDHRDLDSEFAGVVFKVQAGMDRKHRDTLAFMRVVSGEFDRGMQVTHAQSGRSFSTKYALTVFGRTRDTVDTAYPGDIVGLVNAGSLAPGDTIYAGRKVQFPPMPQFAPEHFRTLRAKTLGKYKQFRRALEQLDSEGVVQILKNEARGDAAPVMAAVGPMQFEVMQARMDVEYNVETITEPVPYSVARRTTAATAPELNKQRGVEIFTRTDGELIALFGDKWRLSFIEKEHPEFELFPLVAD from the coding sequence ATGAGCAGAGTAGTTGACGAGGCCTCGCGCCGCAGAACCTTCGCCGTGATCGCCCACCCCGACGCCGGTAAGTCCACCCTGACCGAGGCGTTGGCGTTGCACGCACATGTGATCGCCGAAGCCGGCGCGGTGCACGGCAAAGCCGGGCGCAAGGCCACCGTCTCCGACTGGATGGACATGGAGAAAGAACGCGGCATCTCCGTGGCCAGCTCGGCGCTGCAATTTGAATACGCCCCCGAGGGCCACAAAGGCGAGCCGTACATGATCAACCTCGTGGACACCCCCGGCCACGCCGACTTCTCCGAGGACACCTACCGCGTGCTCACCGCCGTGGATGCTGCAGTGATGCTTATCGACGGCGCCAAGGGCCTTGAGCCCCAAACCCTCAAGCTGTTCCGTGTGTGTAAAGCCCGCGGCCTTCCCATTGTCACCGTGGTGAACAAGTGGGACCGCGTGGGCAAAGAACCCCTCGAGCTGATGGATGAGATCGTCTCCGAGATCGGGCTGCAACCCACCCCGCTGTTCTGGCCCGTGGGTGCCGCTGGCAATTTCCGCGGCTTGGCGCGCATCAACTCCGACGGCGAGGCCGAGGAATACATCCACTTCCTGCGCACCGCCGGCGGCTCTACCATCGCCCCCGAGGAGCACTACACCCCGGAGGAGGCCGCCGCAAAGGAAGACACCGCGTGGGAGACCGCCGCGGAAGAAGTAGAGCTCATGGCCGCCGACGGTGCGGTGCACGATCAAGAGCTCTTCCTCGAGTGCACCACCTCCCCAACGATTTTCGCCTCGGCAATGCTCAATTTCGGTGTGCACCAAATCCTCGACACCCTCTGTGCCCTCGCCCCGCAGCCAGCTCCCCGCTCCGCAGACCCAGCCGTTGTGGCCGCAGCCACCTCCGCCATTGATGATCACCGCGACCTCGACAGCGAGTTCGCCGGCGTGGTGTTTAAGGTTCAGGCCGGCATGGATCGCAAACACCGCGACACCCTAGCGTTCATGCGCGTCGTCTCCGGCGAGTTCGATCGCGGCATGCAAGTCACTCACGCCCAGTCTGGGCGCAGCTTCTCCACCAAATACGCACTCACCGTGTTCGGCCGCACCCGCGACACCGTAGACACCGCCTACCCGGGCGATATTGTGGGCTTGGTCAACGCCGGTTCGCTCGCACCGGGCGACACCATCTACGCCGGCCGCAAAGTGCAGTTTCCCCCCATGCCGCAATTCGCCCCCGAGCACTTCCGCACGCTGCGCGCCAAGACCTTGGGCAAATACAAGCAGTTCCGCAGGGCCCTGGAGCAGCTCGATTCTGAAGGCGTGGTGCAGATCTTAAAGAACGAGGCGCGTGGCGACGCCGCGCCCGTGATGGCTGCCGTGGGCCCCATGCAGTTCGAAGTGATGCAAGCGCGCATGGACGTGGAATACAACGTGGAAACCATCACCGAACCTGTTCCCTACTCGGTGGCACGGCGCACCACCGCCGCCACGGCCCCCGAGCTGAACAAGCAGCGTGGCGTAGAGATCTTCACCCGCACCGATGGCGAACTCATCGCCCTCTTTGGCGACAAATGGCGACTGAGCTTTATTGAGAAGGAACACCCCGAGTTCGAGCTCTTCCCCCTCGTGGCCGACTAA
- a CDS encoding DUF4282 domain-containing protein, which yields MDNQYPTSDDNSTNNSTNDNAGAAGAHSAHNTNSSHGANDSTSSNTNGNTSFGASAQHGADNAGAHTDQNNAPFGGQQYGAQQTGAQYSQPQNPQQGAAPFYPSAENYQNSQGQGAGLGGTGLPQFSGVGAESKNFVQALFDLSFSSFITIKFAKAIHLVNMILALLGYAFWVFIWTVMADDSVLGMAASFFSIITLLFGWIPALVQIVVVRLALEMNIALVRTAQNTSALREATIGY from the coding sequence ATGGATAACCAGTATCCCACCAGCGACGACAACAGCACCAACAACAGCACCAACGACAACGCTGGAGCCGCCGGCGCACATAGCGCACACAACACCAACAGTTCTCACGGCGCGAACGACAGCACGAGCAGCAACACGAACGGCAACACCAGCTTCGGCGCCTCCGCTCAGCACGGAGCAGATAATGCTGGCGCGCACACCGACCAGAACAACGCACCGTTCGGCGGCCAGCAGTATGGCGCGCAACAGACTGGCGCGCAATATAGCCAGCCGCAGAACCCCCAGCAGGGTGCTGCCCCGTTCTACCCCAGTGCCGAGAACTACCAGAACTCGCAGGGGCAGGGGGCCGGGCTCGGTGGTACTGGTCTACCGCAGTTCAGTGGGGTGGGCGCGGAGTCGAAGAACTTCGTGCAGGCGCTGTTCGATCTGAGTTTCTCCAGCTTCATCACGATCAAGTTCGCCAAAGCCATTCACCTCGTCAACATGATCCTGGCCCTGCTGGGCTACGCCTTCTGGGTGTTCATCTGGACGGTTATGGCAGATGACTCCGTGCTGGGCATGGCGGCATCCTTCTTCTCGATTATCACGCTGCTCTTTGGCTGGATCCCGGCCTTGGTGCAGATTGTGGTGGTGCGACTGGCCCTTGAGATGAACATTGCGCTCGTGCGCACCGCACAGAACACCTCTGCGCTACGTGAAGCAACCATAGGCTACTAG
- a CDS encoding excalibur calcium-binding domain-containing protein — MGGVILPSAQKDETTKDDNTSSSTSKSSTSSSSSTTSKPKRSTTTSTTTSTKSSENREDKTTEPERDSSDDSRPSEPERRKPEPSQPPRVNIAPAPTPEPERAPAPTPNPAPAPAPAPAPAPAPNPAPAPAPAPAPSGDYYPNCDAARAAGVAPIYEGQPGYRPALDRDGDGIACDK, encoded by the coding sequence ATGGGAGGGGTGATCTTGCCCTCGGCACAAAAGGATGAAACAACCAAGGACGACAACACCAGCAGCAGTACGAGTAAGAGCAGCACATCTTCATCTAGCAGCACTACCAGTAAGCCGAAGCGTTCCACGACCACGAGTACCACGACGAGCACGAAATCAAGCGAGAATCGCGAAGACAAGACTACCGAGCCCGAGCGGGACAGTAGCGACGATAGCCGCCCGTCTGAGCCTGAACGTAGAAAGCCTGAGCCTAGTCAGCCGCCGCGCGTGAACATTGCACCCGCCCCAACCCCCGAGCCTGAGCGCGCCCCAGCACCGACACCTAACCCTGCCCCGGCACCGGCCCCAGCGCCTGCACCCGCGCCCGCTCCTAACCCAGCTCCAGCTCCAGCACCCGCTCCCGCACCTTCCGGTGACTACTACCCCAACTGTGACGCAGCCAGAGCAGCTGGTGTAGCCCCGATCTACGAGGGCCAGCCTGGCTACCGGCCCGCTCTCGACCGCGATGGAGATGGCATCGCCTGCGATAAATAA
- a CDS encoding phage integrase central domain-containing protein, whose translation MTATASSKSAAHRELMGRLKNRHHAATGGALTSAMPVGELVRRHLAAREGIATQTRRQYEHILRTHICPTMGDVQLGELRPATLAAALATMPRSAAMTARSILIQALATAVEQGVIDTNPAAQLSKPRKPAAVEVAYLTPSELRNLRERISDWQAG comes from the coding sequence GTGACCGCCACGGCGAGCTCGAAGAGCGCCGCGCACCGCGAGTTGATGGGACGGCTCAAAAACCGTCACCACGCCGCGACCGGCGGTGCGCTTACCAGCGCGATGCCCGTGGGCGAGCTAGTGCGGCGACACCTCGCAGCGCGGGAGGGTATCGCGACACAGACTAGACGACAGTACGAGCACATCCTACGCACGCATATCTGCCCCACCATGGGCGATGTGCAGCTCGGCGAGCTACGCCCCGCAACGCTAGCCGCAGCACTCGCCACGATGCCACGCAGCGCAGCGATGACAGCCCGCTCAATCCTGATACAAGCGCTCGCCACCGCCGTCGAGCAAGGCGTGATCGACACCAACCCCGCGGCCCAGCTCTCCAAGCCGCGCAAACCCGCAGCGGTAGAAGTCGCCTACCTCACCCCCAGCGAACTAAGAAACCTGCGAGAAAGAATCTCTGACTGGCAGGCGGGATAA
- a CDS encoding tyrosine-type recombinase/integrase translates to MNLVAVLDLLVATGCRPGEILALRWGDIDLDSIPARITISGTVVRGAGLGTVRQPHTKTRDVRVLSVPEYAAGMLHMMRASAPRVEEETPVFESPRGGYRNVSGVQAALRRARRAAGRGEPERFVWVELRTMRRTVATFIERAGTENDAALQLGHTSTRVTRRHYIAARPRMAPDLSTVLERLARGVD, encoded by the coding sequence GTGAATCTGGTCGCCGTCCTAGACCTCCTGGTAGCAACCGGGTGCCGCCCCGGCGAGATACTCGCACTCAGGTGGGGCGACATCGACCTCGACTCGATCCCGGCGCGGATCACTATCTCGGGGACTGTGGTGCGTGGGGCAGGGCTCGGCACGGTGAGGCAGCCGCATACTAAGACTCGGGATGTGAGGGTGTTGTCGGTGCCTGAGTATGCGGCGGGCATGCTGCATATGATGAGGGCGAGTGCCCCGCGGGTCGAGGAGGAGACGCCGGTGTTTGAGTCCCCTAGGGGCGGATATCGGAATGTGTCGGGTGTGCAGGCGGCGTTGCGGCGAGCTCGGCGCGCTGCGGGGCGGGGCGAGCCGGAGCGGTTCGTCTGGGTTGAGTTGCGGACGATGCGACGCACGGTTGCGACGTTTATTGAGCGCGCCGGTACTGAGAATGATGCGGCGCTGCAGCTGGGCCACACCTCGACGCGGGTGACGAGGCGGCACTATATCGCTGCCCGGCCGCGCATGGCGCCGGATTTATCGACGGTACTTGAACGGCTCGCGCGGGGCGTGGATTAA
- the pnuC gene encoding nicotinamide riboside transporter PnuC, with translation MNPIVELLDATVVIGGAPILWREIIGNAFGIGSAIFGLKRRVWAWPVGIIGNILLFTVFLGGVFHTPQNLDLYGQAARQVMFLVVSLYGWYGWQRNLSTRDRSTDEAAVEPHWATPRQRLAIITFMVISTVICAQVFSALGSWGPWADAWIFSGSLLATFGMAKGWIEFWLLWLSVDLVGVPLLLAAGYYPSAVLYLVYGGFVAWGFVEWSRVERRRRSQPHSSTTPAEPVHAPA, from the coding sequence ATGAATCCTATAGTCGAGCTTCTTGATGCCACCGTTGTGATCGGTGGTGCTCCTATTCTGTGGCGCGAAATCATCGGCAATGCATTTGGCATTGGTTCCGCCATTTTTGGTTTAAAACGACGCGTGTGGGCGTGGCCGGTGGGCATCATCGGCAATATTTTGCTCTTCACGGTGTTTCTTGGCGGGGTATTCCACACCCCGCAAAACCTTGATCTATACGGTCAAGCAGCCCGCCAAGTGATGTTTCTGGTGGTGAGTCTCTATGGCTGGTACGGCTGGCAACGCAACCTCTCTACGCGGGATCGTTCCACCGATGAGGCCGCAGTAGAACCCCACTGGGCCACCCCACGGCAACGGCTGGCCATCATCACCTTTATGGTGATTAGCACCGTGATCTGCGCCCAGGTGTTTTCTGCTCTCGGGTCGTGGGGCCCGTGGGCCGATGCCTGGATTTTCTCCGGTTCCCTTCTGGCCACCTTCGGCATGGCCAAGGGCTGGATCGAGTTCTGGCTGTTGTGGCTCAGCGTGGATCTTGTGGGAGTGCCCCTGTTGCTGGCCGCCGGCTACTACCCTTCGGCCGTGCTGTATCTGGTCTATGGCGGCTTCGTGGCATGGGGGTTTGTGGAATGGTCGCGCGTCGAGCGCCGCCGCCGCAGCCAACCCCACAGCAGCACTACCCCAGCGGAGCCTGTGCACGCGCCTGCCTAG
- a CDS encoding 3-hydroxyisobutyryl-CoA hydrolase, which produces MTTADSTTGTQGAAAEKTVIAEVRGSVGFLELNRPKSLNSLDTEMCQIIHSALDEWREDDTVSGVVIYSNNPKAFCAGGDVRVIREAILDGQPEVGDHFLDIEYSMNAAVVDFPKPYIALIDGIVMGGGLGVSAHGSRRVVSERSWASMPEMAIGFCPDVGVTYAFQRMVNASGKNSFPLAKFLVLTTWRLSPQDMLWSGLATDYVPSEKFEQLREALEQVADADGMNAVIDQFAEPLEGTSQLSELMEHIEVVFDAASWEQVVTQLEACPSEEFQELVRGHLAQANPSSLVATMELMDANERVDSVQDALANEFAVGKVLREDKNFVEGVRAVLVDKGRDAVFDPATTAEVDVEKFRSVVN; this is translated from the coding sequence ATGACTACAGCAGATTCCACCACGGGCACCCAGGGTGCCGCAGCAGAGAAAACTGTGATCGCTGAGGTCCGCGGTTCGGTCGGCTTCCTCGAGCTCAACCGCCCCAAGAGCCTCAACTCCCTCGACACAGAGATGTGCCAGATCATCCACTCCGCATTGGATGAATGGCGCGAGGATGACACCGTGTCCGGCGTGGTCATCTACTCCAATAACCCTAAGGCCTTCTGCGCCGGCGGCGATGTGCGCGTGATCCGCGAAGCCATCCTCGACGGGCAGCCAGAGGTGGGTGATCACTTCCTAGACATCGAGTACTCCATGAACGCGGCGGTGGTGGACTTCCCCAAGCCCTACATTGCGCTGATCGACGGCATCGTCATGGGCGGTGGTTTGGGCGTGTCCGCCCACGGCAGCCGGCGCGTCGTGTCCGAGCGCTCCTGGGCCTCCATGCCGGAAATGGCCATCGGTTTCTGCCCCGATGTGGGCGTTACCTACGCCTTCCAGCGCATGGTCAATGCCAGCGGCAAGAATTCCTTCCCTCTGGCCAAGTTCTTGGTGCTCACCACCTGGCGGCTGAGCCCGCAGGACATGCTGTGGTCCGGTTTGGCCACAGACTATGTGCCCTCGGAGAAGTTCGAGCAGCTGCGCGAGGCGCTCGAGCAGGTAGCTGATGCGGACGGTATGAATGCCGTGATCGATCAATTCGCCGAGCCCCTCGAGGGCACATCCCAGCTGTCCGAGCTAATGGAGCACATCGAGGTGGTCTTCGACGCCGCCTCGTGGGAGCAGGTAGTAACCCAGCTGGAGGCGTGCCCCAGCGAAGAGTTCCAGGAGCTGGTGCGCGGCCACTTGGCCCAGGCCAACCCGTCCTCGCTCGTGGCCACCATGGAGCTCATGGATGCCAATGAGCGGGTGGATTCGGTGCAAGACGCCTTGGCCAACGAGTTCGCCGTGGGCAAGGTGCTGCGCGAGGACAAGAACTTTGTTGAGGGCGTGCGCGCCGTGCTCGTGGATAAGGGACGCGATGCCGTCTTTGATCCCGCCACCACCGCTGAGGTGGACGTGGAGAAATTCCGCTCCGTGGTGAACTAA
- the ppk2 gene encoding polyphosphate kinase 2 — protein sequence MSKKDTKDFTNPPKLSKKAYESELKRLQAELVDMQQWVVETGARVVIVMEGRDAAGKGSAIKRITQYLNPRTCRIEALPAPNSREQGQWYFQRYIERLPTAGEIVIFDRSWYNRAGVERVMGFCTSAEYRRFLHQAPIFERLLVEDGIMLRKYWFSVSDEEQVKRFKSRRNDPLRRWKLSPMDLQSITRWEDYSRAKDEMFIHTDIPSAPWYTVESEDKKRSRINVISHLLSTIPYEKIDRELPEIPERPEAETNYERPPRSDFRYVPDVAAKLEKDKVDGEEKKGKSKKNGKSKKNKKNKKAAKDKK from the coding sequence ATGAGCAAGAAGGACACGAAGGATTTCACTAACCCGCCGAAGCTATCGAAGAAGGCCTACGAGTCAGAGCTCAAGCGCCTCCAAGCCGAGCTGGTGGACATGCAGCAGTGGGTGGTGGAAACCGGCGCCCGCGTGGTGATTGTCATGGAAGGCCGTGACGCCGCCGGCAAGGGCTCCGCAATCAAGCGCATCACCCAATACCTCAACCCGCGCACCTGCCGCATTGAGGCGCTGCCGGCCCCGAACTCCCGCGAGCAAGGCCAGTGGTACTTCCAGCGCTACATCGAGCGGCTGCCCACCGCCGGGGAAATCGTGATCTTCGACCGCTCCTGGTACAACCGAGCCGGAGTGGAACGTGTCATGGGCTTTTGCACCTCCGCGGAGTACCGCCGCTTCTTGCACCAAGCCCCCATTTTCGAGCGCCTGCTGGTGGAAGACGGCATCATGCTTCGCAAGTACTGGTTCTCGGTGTCGGATGAGGAGCAGGTGAAGCGCTTCAAGTCGCGCCGTAATGATCCGCTGCGCCGCTGGAAGCTCTCGCCGATGGATCTGCAGTCCATCACGCGCTGGGAGGATTACTCCCGCGCCAAGGACGAGATGTTCATCCACACCGACATCCCTTCCGCGCCCTGGTACACCGTGGAATCCGAGGATAAGAAGCGCTCTCGCATCAATGTGATCAGCCACTTGTTGTCCACCATCCCGTACGAGAAGATCGACCGCGAGCTGCCGGAGATTCCCGAGCGGCCCGAGGCGGAAACCAACTACGAGCGCCCGCCGCGCTCGGACTTCCGCTACGTGCCGGACGTGGCCGCCAAGCTGGAAAAGGACAAGGTTGACGGCGAGGAGAAGAAGGGCAAGTCAAAGAAGAACGGCAAGTCGAAGAAGAACAAGAAAAACAAGAAAGCCGCAAAGGATAAGAAGTAG
- a CDS encoding putative quinol monooxygenase produces the protein MILINVKFTVKDEYVETFRQEVAEFTEATRAEEGNLFFEWYRSTDEPNSYILIEGFKDDAAEAHVNSDHFKKACEDMPHLLVKTPDIINTVIEGKTEWDKMAEFSVED, from the coding sequence ATGATCTTGATCAACGTAAAATTCACCGTTAAGGACGAGTACGTGGAGACCTTCCGCCAGGAAGTCGCCGAGTTCACCGAGGCCACCCGCGCCGAAGAGGGCAACCTGTTCTTCGAGTGGTATCGCTCCACCGATGAGCCCAACAGCTACATTCTCATCGAGGGCTTCAAGGATGACGCCGCCGAGGCGCACGTGAACTCCGATCACTTTAAGAAGGCCTGCGAGGACATGCCGCACCTGCTGGTGAAGACCCCGGACATCATCAACACCGTCATCGAGGGCAAGACCGAGTGGGACAAGATGGCTGAGTTCTCTGTAGAGGACTAA